A single region of the Candidatus Stygibacter australis genome encodes:
- a CDS encoding LysM peptidoglycan-binding domain-containing protein produces MKKLIVLMIVAVLVIPVLLVSEVNYLSEDEYKKLKKAERLNYWERLESDLQDLTERKSDAQNRIDDATARIEQLRQQIAAVEEEHEATYNQILNYLEVDKNDQAKWGDIEGKIDYFNKQINDFNSLSDEDLWNAKKGIYALRQEWDDYRNDNYSKVPDFQDDIMMIENRLTRLETELESKRPKYFEDEYKVLKGETLSKISGYHFIYNDPAKWGIIYRANRDQIKDPNIINPDQVLKIPRGKPNTWKVYKGEFLWRIASYPEVYGNGAKWPLIYRANQDKIKDPDLIYPNQIFEIPRD; encoded by the coding sequence ATGAAGAAATTAATAGTATTAATGATCGTAGCCGTACTGGTTATTCCCGTTTTATTAGTATCCGAGGTAAATTATCTCAGCGAAGATGAATATAAGAAACTAAAGAAAGCTGAGCGTCTTAATTACTGGGAACGTCTGGAATCAGATCTGCAGGATCTAACAGAGCGTAAATCTGATGCTCAAAACCGCATTGACGATGCCACAGCCAGGATTGAACAACTTCGTCAGCAGATAGCAGCAGTGGAAGAAGAACATGAAGCCACTTATAATCAGATCCTTAATTATCTGGAAGTAGATAAAAACGATCAGGCAAAATGGGGTGATATTGAAGGTAAAATAGATTACTTCAATAAGCAGATCAATGATTTTAATTCACTTTCTGATGAAGACTTATGGAATGCCAAGAAGGGTATCTATGCATTGCGTCAGGAATGGGATGATTATCGTAACGATAATTATTCTAAGGTTCCCGATTTTCAGGATGACATCATGATGATTGAAAATCGTTTAACCAGACTGGAAACAGAGCTTGAATCAAAGCGTCCGAAATATTTTGAAGATGAATATAAAGTTTTGAAAGGCGAGACATTATCCAAGATCTCAGGTTATCATTTCATTTATAATGATCCTGCCAAATGGGGAATAATCTATCGTGCAAACCGCGACCAGATCAAGGATCCTAATATAATTAATCCTGATCAGGTACTTAAGATACCTCGTGGCAAGCCAAATACCTGGAAGGTTTATAAGGGAGAATTCTTATGGAGAATCGCTTCCTATCCGGAAGTATATGGAAACGGAGCTAAATGGCCTCTTATTTACAGAGCAAATCAAGATAAGATCAAAGATCCTGATTTGATCTACCCTAATCAGATATTCGAGATACCAAGGGACTAA